GAGCAGTTCCTGTGGGTCAGCACTAAGGTGCAGCGAGGCACATGTTTCAGCCAGCTGAAGCATTTCTAGAGGGTAGCCTGAAGGAGGGGAGCTCACAGTAGCACAGGGGGGCTCTAAAGTCTGCATGAGGGAGAAGAGCACCTTTAACTTTGCAGCAGTTCTTTGCTGTCAAGCATAGCTCTCTGGTGTAAGGTCAGGAGAACCCACATTCCATTTCATGGTACCCTCACTCCCACTATTAACAGCTGTAGCCTAAAAATACAGGCCTGCCGGCTAAAATAACAGGATTAAGAGGCTTTGTAATGCAATATAGAGCTGACTAAAGCGTGGCAGAAGCCTGGGCAGCAGTCTCCTAATGGCAATAGCAGTAGAAAGCAAGCATTTGCATAGCATACAGGCAGCTGTTTAAGTGTTGCTGATAGCATTAGCTGTTACCAGATTTACTGGTTTAAACTTGGTTAGCGTTCAGATAGCTGAGCAGTTCAAGCCGTCAGGTAAATGGCACGAGCTCAGCATTCAGCCAGACCCTGTACCACAGTCTGCAAGCAGGCAGGGCCGTCGGAGTACTAGGCACTTTATGCAATAGTTTGTAACAGGAGGAAAAGGGCCTTGCACAACAGGGCCTGACCACTGCCAAGCTCTCTGCGTAGCGGGAGGGCCGCCTGGGAGAGCTCTGTGCTGTTCCCAGGCATGCCACCACAGCAGGAGGGTCGCATCAGCCCTTATCAGGAGAACAGAGACAAAACCAAGAGTTGACACAAGAGAACCATTATACACAGCGAAGGTTTATTCTCATCACTAACACTTGGGAACTGATTTGGAGGAACAAAACTAAGTAACTCTTCAGACTGGAGGTTTTTCCTCCTACAAACAAGATAGCTGTAAAGGAAACTAAACCACAGTAGGTGTTCACATTGAAGTCcacaggatttctccatctctaCCAGAGTGCAAAACCAGCATAGCTCTTCCATTAAACATAAGAATGTACTCAGCACTCAGATTAGAGCCAGAACCAAAGTCCGTTAGCAGccactcaaaaaacaaaaaacaaaacatacctTCTTaataaaaagaagcagaaacCAGCTCAGTTCTTGCAAGCCTTCTGCTCACAGAATCATTCGTATCCTACCCTCCTGCCCCATAGTATGAGGCTTCAGGGGAACAGGATCTCTAGACAGCAGCAATACATGCATAAGAAAGGCCACCGGACAAACTGGAAGGGGTGTTTGTTGTAGAGCAGTGAGGACCCGCACAGAGACCCTGGGAATGacagcactgacccatctgcccAGGAGGTGGCTCACAGCCATGCTGCAGCCTCCATCAAGGGACTGATACGGAGTCGCCTTGCAGTCAGCAGCTCTTTTCCTGCCAACCTCCTGTAAGGCCATGTTGCAGTGCTTGcagcaaaacagtattttgggAAAAGGGACTTGAAGCCATGGCACTACAGCCAAAGAGAGAGCCTCTTCGTTTGGACAGAGTTGGTATTGGCAGAACAAACAGCTAGCGGTGAGCTCGCCCCTTTGGGCAGCTGGAAGGGTTTCCAAAGAATGAAAACCACAATCCAATTTGCTATACCTTCGGATTGGCAGCATCCCAGCCTGCAGATCTGGAGACAGGGCTCCCACCCTTCCCCCAAAGGCAAGCTGAGAGCATGGCACAGTACGACTAAATTCAGTGCTGGTGAAAGGACTCGCTCAGCACCAGGACACTGAGGTCCAGCAAGCCGAGAGGTCTgcaggacacagcagcagcaaggcattGCTCCCCTCCAGCTTGCCATCAGGCACCTGGGTCTGGACCACCTGCCCAGGAACCAGGGGAACTGCAGCGCCAAGGCCTACCTGGGCCTTGATTTCAGCGTGCTGGGGAAGCCTTACGGCCACGATGGCAGTCTGGTGCGGACAGTGGTTCACCAGGAACCAGACAGAGACCAAACGTGCTTCACATCGGCTCCCAACACCCAGCAGACGGGACTCACCTTTAGGTGCTACAGGCATGGGCTGTACTTGACCCGAGTAAGGCAGAACCTCACAGTGAAAGTCTCCTTATGCCATCACCCACCTCTTTTCAGGCACATTTTATTCAGACAGGGAATACTTTTCCTCATAAAGTGCAAGAACTTTGCCTCTTACTGCCTAGTCAACTAGAAATATCACAACCCTcacagcagggagcagcagaCAGATGAGTGGCAGCCTACATTCAGGAGCTCCCAACGTACCAGTCATTTCTCCTTCAGCAGGAATTCTGGCTCAGATACAGCCCTGTAGAGCATGAAGCCCATCTCATCGATTTCCTCTTCCGACAGCTCGCCGAAGAGGTTGATTTTGTGATTGAAATAGGAAGGAAGGGCCCCTTTCTCCAGAAAGCCTACTAGCTCTTCAAGTACCTGCTGGAACCTGGCAGCGAGGCTTCCCTCTGCCCAGTCCGAGCTGGTAGCACTGAGGTGGAGGACAACGTGCGTCAAGGGGCTGCCACTCAGTTTGCGCAGCGAGGGATGGCTTTTGCAGACACCGTTCAGGATGCGGATGCAGTACTGCCTCGCCCCGCAGTCACCAGCATCCAGCTCTTTCACCTTTGAGACCTCCGCCTTGTAAAAGCTCTCAAGCCAGAGGTTTTCCACCAGTCCTTCAGGAGGGGCAGCCAGAAGAATCTTGTCCTCCATTTCCACCACTGGGAAGAGGGTCACACTCAGCTCGACCTGGTCGTGTTTAACTTCCAGCTTCAGCTCCTCGGAGGCTACAACTGGTCGGATGACGCTCCCCAGCAAGCTGCCTATGGCAGGCCAGTTGACAGAGGCCACCAGCATCTTGTGGAGCATCTCGTTGAGCGCGTTGGAGGAGAGGTACCTGCCCACAATGAACCTGTCCCAGGGGCTGCGCCCACGAGGGAAGTACTCCAGATCAGTCCTCTTGATCATCCAGTACTGGGGGTTTCTCACGACAGTCTCCTCTCCCGGGATGAGGCTCCAGAGCCCAGGGTCAAGGACCACCGGCAGCATGAAGTCGACACAGTCGGCGGCGAGAGCCCCAAGGCCGTCGAGCAGGGGGCCGCTGAGGAAGAGGCGGCCGAAGGGCAGCTCCGGGCACTTGCTCTGCAGGAAGTTCTGCAGTTCGGCGCAGATGCCGCTGGCCAGCTGCTGCGCGAGGGCCGCTTGCTCCGGGGGGATGGCGAGGTGGCTGCTGTAGTGCAAGAGGAGTTTCTCCTGCAGCGTGAGGCAGCGCTGAGGGCCGGATTCAACCTGAAGAATCTCCAGAGGGGCAGAACGGTCCCTGGGCTCTGTGAAGAGGGGATGGGGCAAGAGGAAGAAGTCAGCAAGGGTGAACAGCTCTAAGTGGATCACCTACAAcacacagcagcagcttctcctgcTGCATCCAAGGGGAAGACCTGAGCTGAAAGCTCACGTCTCAGCCCATCTGCCCTTGGACACAAGGCTGATGTGACCACGAGGGGCATCACTGACTAGTTTGATGTTAACAGCCCCTTTCAGCCAAGGCAGAGCTCAAACTAATCCTAAAACCATACAGTACTCAGCATGACCTCCTGGCTAGAGAGGGATAAACCAGGCTAAGCCATAGCAGCCAGAAGGGGACTAACTCCCAGGGTCCCTCACAAGTCACAGCCCCAGATTTTGCCCCCACCACACTCAGCTAGAGCCGGGTGGCCCCAACGTCTGCCTGCTAGCTTGAGTCCCATGAACGATCCTGCTCTGGGCCAGAGGGCTCCTGCAGGTCTGGCACCTCAGGATTAGCCCTGCACCAAGCTGGGCAGGTTTCCTGCAAACAAAAATGCTGTCTTTGTACCCGGCTGGCTAAGCCAGCACTTTTCTAAAGCGATTCACAAGCACACCTTCCTCTCTAGATAGAGCTGACCCAGAAACAAGCACAGCAGATACCGCTCAAACAGAAACAAAGCCCAGCCAGCCTTCCACCACGACACGCTTGCCGAGACGCCTGGGGCAGTATCGGAGGCGTTATTCCTGCAGGCATTGCCTAAAAAGGGACCGAGGCCTGGGAGCCTCCCATGGGGAAAGTCATAATCAGGTCAGCTTTCCGGTTACCGAGCTAAAAATAACCCGGGGCTCCCAGACTGCCAGGAGCAGAGCACGGCCGGCCCTGCCACAGCAAGGTGATCTTCTCCAGCCCCGCGCAGCACCGCGCCAGGCGCCGAGGGGCCACCGCGAGCCTCACCTGGCACCGGCGGCCGAGCGGGCGAGAGCAGGGGCTCACTGAGgtcctccctcctctgcttctTGTGGGGGGTTTGCGTCGCCTTGATCAAGGCCAAGTCCTGCCAGCTCTCCTCCAAGGTCTTCTGCTCCGCTTTAGGATCGCCTTCATCGCGCGGGCTGGTGGCTCGGTCTATCAGCTGTGGGGAGACACCGAAGGGGGGACGCACAAATGCATCGCTGCTCTCACCGGCTGTAATTCCCTGACTGCATCCAGCTCCGGGGCTGGAGCACACGCGCGGACAGGGAGGCCCTGCGACGGATCGCTCCTTGCGAGCGGAGAATCTGCAGTGCCCAAACCATCAGGTTCAAAGCCCACATTGTCCAGGCCGTGGCATCCTTACAGACCACGGCTCTTTGTGCAAACACAAGGAGCTTCCCTGGACCTGGAAGGGAAAATCCCAGGCGCCAGCCCCCACCTTAGCAGGGGACTGCCCCTATTGCCAGGGAAAAGGGATGATCCAGGACCCCCAGCAAGGAAAGTCAGTGCAGACAAGGGAGTCCCTTAGTAGCACCTCCCTGCAGTCACCCTCCACACTAAGGGGGCACCAACCCCTCTGATACGTGCGTGGGAAAACACCACCGCGTGCAGGGCTTCAACTAGCCCAAGGAGAGAGGGTTGGAGCCACAAAGATGGGTATTATCCTCCtgcatgttttaaataaaaacagaaaaagatcagGCCTCTATACGAGAGTCAGGCCTGAGGTCCCTCCTGGAACAGGCAGTTTCCCTGAGCCACAAATGAGCAGTTTTTCAGGCAAAAAGCGCTGCAGGGTTCATAAACCCCTGCAGGGTGGAAGCAGGCAGCTCCAGGCTCGCAGCACGAGGCACCAGAGCCGCAGCTTGGGAAGAGCCAGCGAGGCGCGGGGACCTCCCAACCCACTGCCATCGGGGAGACAACGGCCCCCGCGCGGACGCGGCCCCCCTTACCCGCTTGACGGCCAGCGTGGCGATGGCGAGCACGGCCGCGCCGCCCACGCCCAGCACCAGCCTGGCGTTGGCCAGCAGAAAGTCGAGGGCGCTGCCCAGCCCGCGGTCGTCCTGCCGCTGGCCCCGCTTGCGCCCGAACTCGGCCATGGTGCTCCGCGGAGCAGGGGAGCGCGGGAGCCCTGGGGAGAAGCAGGTCTGGGCCAGGCCGGTGCCGCTCCCGGGAttcctgggcagagctgggaagcAGAAGCCGGAGCAAGGGTCACCGGGTAGAGCAGCCACCTCACGCGCTGCCCTTGGCGCAGCCGCCGCGGCTCGGAGGCCGTCGCGGCCCACGGGCAGGGGGGACCCGACCCGGCCCAGCCCACGGGGCCGTGCAAAGTGCAGGCAGCACCGCGGGGCTCTGCCGGAGCACCCACGTgtcacccccccgccccgagacACCCCGCCGCAGCGACTCGGGGTCACAGGGGAGCGCTGAGACCCCCAAACCCGCTGGGCTGGACCCCGCGCCACCTCCCGCGGAGACCCCACGCGAGACCCGCTGGCTCCGTGGCCACCGGAAGCGGGGAGACGCAGGCCtcacctgccccacggcaccccccaAGCACTAggccgcacccccccccccccaagagccaGGCTCTCAGGCCCGCCCACGGCCACCACGGCCGGGCGCCCTGACCTCCCCCACGTGTGTGCGCGACCCACGGCGCTCCGCagcggggctcccggccccccccggccacgGGACACCCCCCCTACCCAGAACCCCCCCCAACTCGATGCCTACCACCCCCCCCGCGCGGAGCCTCCACACGCTCACGCGGGACCCCCCACGCGGGACCCCCCGCGCGCTCACCGTGGAGCcggcggcgcgcgccgcggcgCCCCGAACGCCCCCGCCACAGCCGGCGCGGGCGCAGCCAATgggagcgcggcgccgcccgcccgcgttCGGAAATAGAACGCCGGCCGCAGCCGCGCTGTCGTCACCCGCCTTAAAGGCGCCGCGCGGGCCGGGCGTGGCGCGGTTGCGGGtccggcccgcgccgcgccggcagcgaGGGGGTTAaagcggcgggggcggggcggggcggggcggcggcgcggccc
This region of Dromaius novaehollandiae isolate bDroNov1 chromosome 14, bDroNov1.hap1, whole genome shotgun sequence genomic DNA includes:
- the MIEF2 gene encoding mitochondrial dynamics protein MID49, which produces MAEFGRKRGQRQDDRGLGSALDFLLANARLVLGVGGAAVLAIATLAVKRLIDRATSPRDEGDPKAEQKTLEESWQDLALIKATQTPHKKQRREDLSEPLLSPARPPVPEPRDRSAPLEILQVESGPQRCLTLQEKLLLHYSSHLAIPPEQAALAQQLASGICAELQNFLQSKCPELPFGRLFLSGPLLDGLGALAADCVDFMLPVVLDPGLWSLIPGEETVVRNPQYWMIKRTDLEYFPRGRSPWDRFIVGRYLSSNALNEMLHKMLVASVNWPAIGSLLGSVIRPVVASEELKLEVKHDQVELSVTLFPVVEMEDKILLAAPPEGLVENLWLESFYKAEVSKVKELDAGDCGARQYCIRILNGVCKSHPSLRKLSGSPLTHVVLHLSATSSDWAEGSLAARFQQVLEELVGFLEKGALPSYFNHKINLFGELSEEEIDEMGFMLYRAVSEPEFLLKEK